Within Streptomyces albofaciens JCM 4342, the genomic segment TCCGCGCCGGCACCGGGCCGCTCACCGCGCTCCGGCCGGTCCGCCCGGCCGACCTGCTCGGGTACCCCGTTCTGCGGCCGGCGCGCGCGGTAGGCCGCGCGGTAGGCCGCGGGTGAAGCACCCAACTGCCTCCGGAAGTGGCCGCGCAGGGCGACCGGCGACCGGAAGCCGCAGCGTCCGGCGACCTCGTCCACGGAGTAGTCCGAGGTCTCCAGCAGCCGCTGCGCCTGGAGGACGCGCTGGGTGATCAGCCATTGCAGGGGCGCGCTCCCGGTCAGGGACCGGAAGCGGCGGTCGAAGGTACGGCGGCTCATGTACGCGCGGGCCGCCAGCGTCTCCACGTCGAACTGCTCGTGGAGGTGCTCCAGCGCCCAGGCCACGACCTCGGCGAGCGGGTCCGCGCCGATCTCCTCCGGTAATGACCTGTCCAGGTACCTCTGGTGCCCCAGGTCCGACGCGGTGCGCCGGGGCGGGACCACCAGCCGCCGGGCGAGCGCGTTGGCCGCGTCCGCCCCGTGGTCGGTACGGACGATGTGCAGGCACAGGTCGATGCCGGCGGCGGTCCCCGCGCTGGTCAGCACGTCGCCGTCGTCGACGAAGAGCTCGCGGGGATCGACATGGACGGACGGGTAACGCTTGGCGAGCGTCGGCGCGTACATCCAGTGGGTGGTCGCGGGCCGCCCGTCGAGGAGCCCTGCGGCGGCGAGCACGAAGGCCCCCGTGCAGAGTCCGACGATGCGGGCCCCTTCTTCGTGCGCCCGGCGCAGCGCGTCCAGCGCGGCCGGGGGTGGTGCCTGTGTGATGGACCGCCAGGCCGGTACGACGACCGTGCCCGCGCGGGCGATCGCCTCCAGCCCGTAGGGGGCCGACAGTTCGAGCCCCCCGGTGGTGCGCAAAGGCGCGTCTTCGCCCGCGCACACAAGTAGTCGGTACCGCGGAACACCCGCGTCCTGGCGGTCGATGCCGAAGACCGAGAGCGGAATGGAGCTCTCGAAAATCGGGCCGCCACTGAAGAGGAGCACCGCGACTATTTCGCGGCGTCGTCGGGCGGCGAGCTTGCGTGCGGCATCTGGTACGGCAGCGGAGTCCTGGCTCATGGCACTTAAGCCCCCCTCGGTCGTCTCGCCCTCTCGGTCCTGCACTGTTCCCCCGCCGTGATTGCCAAGATCGAATCTACTGCGTCCCGTGAGGATGGAGTGCCAAGTTCACCACCCGCTCGTATGTCGACATGGCAACTTGGCGCGAAGCATTCGATCACGAAGCGTTCCACTCGTCGGGCCTGCTGGGAAGTACGCCTCTCGCCTCTGCCCGTAAGCCGTAGGGCACAACCGTGCCCGGCGGTCCTTTCCTCCCAGCTCAGGCCCAGGTTGCGGGTCGCTTTCGCCAAGGGATGCACTTCAACCCGAAGTTGGCCGAAAACGACCCTGGGCAGGCTTGCGAGCGCGTCATTCCTCCGGCGTACGCCCGTCGGAGCGCCTCCCGCCCCGGTGGGCTCCGGTGCCGGTACGGCTGTGCCGGCCGCGGTGCGGGGCGATCTCGTCCGAGGACGGCCGGGCCGCGGTGCGCTCGGACTGGCGCAGCAGCGCCCGGCACGCGCAGGTCACCGTCCCCAGCCCCACGGCGGCGCCGGCGGCCCCGGCGGCGGACGCGCCGCACAGTACGAGGACGAGCGGTACCAGGGCGCAGCTGAACGCCGCCCAGCGGACGAGATCGCTCACCGGATCGGCTGATGTGTTCGACGGACCGGGCACGGTCTGCTCCCTCCATGCAAGGCAGGTACTACAACGGCTGCGGGGCCCGTGAGTCACCGCGAGGGGTACGTACGGGGGCAGGCCGGGGCATTGCCATCCGGGCCACGCTCCGGCATGCTCCGGGGACACGTTCGAGGGGCACCCCGCCCCGTGTGGCCGCGGGGGCCCACCCCGTCACCGGGGTCCGCCGTCCGCGTCGGGCCCTGTGCAGCGGGGGACTGGCGCCGTACTCTTGGGGAAAGGCATTGGGAAGATGATTCCCGGTCGTGTTGTTCCCCTTTGAACTATGGGGCCGACCTCTCGATCAAGCCAGCTCAGTCAACTGCCGGATCAAGTCAATCGCCGCTCCCCGTCCGCCCCTCCGCAAGGACCTCCTTCGCCGAGACAGCCATGGCCGGTCACGAAATCCCCGAACCCGCGGACCGCAAGCAGGTCGCCGATCCGATGGCGGACCTCCGAGCGGCGGAAGAGACACGTCATTCCTGCGATCCCGCCTTCCGGCACGGTGTCGTGGTCGGCTTCGACGGCTCGATGTCGAGTGAGCGGGCGTTGGCGTATGCAATCGGTATGGCGCGGCGCTCGGCGTCGGGCCTGATCATCGTCCATGTGGCCAACCGGCTGCCCACGACGGTCTGGGCGGGCTGTGAGCCCCCGGTCTTCGTGGACGTGCCGGACCACCGTACAGAAGTGCTGGGCCTGGAGCTGGCCTGTGCCGACCATCTCGCGGAGATCCCCTGGATCCTCGTGGAGCGCGGTGGCGACATCTGCCACGAGCTGGAGGAGGTCGGGCAGGAGTACGAGGCCGACGCGATCGTGGTCGGCTCGACGCACGGCATCGTGGGCCGGATCTTCGGCTCGGTGGCGGGCCGGCTGGCCCGGCGGGCGCAGCGGCCCGTGGTCGTCATTCCCTGACCGGACCCCCTGCCCGGCCCGGCCCCGGACCGGGCGCCCGGCGCGTACCGTCCCCGCACGGCCCGTGTGGCTCGTCCGCGCGCGGCGTGCGCGCCCCCGTACGGCCTGCGGCCCTGCCGCGTCCCGCCCGCCCCGGCCTGTGCGCTCCGTGTTCGTGCGGCGTACGCGCCGCACCCGCCCCCGTGGGCGCGCGACCTCGTGAGACGTGAGGTGAGGGAGCGTCACCAGCCGCGTGTTCCTGGGCAGTCGGCATATCTACTGGCCCGTAGAGGTGGATTGCGGGGTTGTGGAGGGTAGAAATCCGATCAAGTGGGACGCGAACGGAGCGTGAACGGCCGGGCGGTCACCGCGTCACCGACCGCCCGCCGAGACGCCCGTCGAGCACGTGCTGCCGCCCGGGAGGTGACGGTTCCCGGGAAGGCGGCCACCGCCGGCGTAAGGGCGACGCCGGCAACAGGGGAGGCGGGGCCCCGCGCGTATGGTGGCACGCGCGGGGCCCCGCCTCCCGCCCCCTCGAAAGGACGTACCGTCCGTCCGGGCAGCCCCCCGTAGGCCGCCCGTTCCCCCGGACGAACGCCCGTGACCGCGGAGGTGGACAGGACCCCCGCGGTCCGTCGGGCGACTGCTCGCCCGAGCGAGCTCCCGCCCAGGGCGACCACCGCCCATGAGCGATCCGCTCGCCGTCGATCGCCTACTCGACCGTGACCGACTTCGCCAGGTTGCGCGGCTTGTCGATGTCCCGGCCCATGGCCAGGGCCACGTGGTAGGCCAGCAGCTGGAGCGGGATGCCCATCAGGATCGGGTCCAGCTCGTTCTCGTTCTTCGGCACGACGATGGTGTGGTCGGCCTTGTCCTGCTTCTGGTGCGCGACGGCGAGGATGCGGCCGCTGCGGGCCTTGATCTCCTCCATCGCGGCGCGGTTCTTCTCCAGCAGGTCGTCGTCCGGGACGATCGCCACGGTCGGCATGGCCGGCTCGATCAGCGCCAGCGGACCGTGCTTGAGCTCGGACGCCGGGTACGCCTCGGCGTGGATGTAGGAGATCTCCTTGAGCTTGAGGGAGGCCTCGCGGGCCACCGGGTAGCCGCGCACCCGGCCGATGAACATCATCGACCTGGCGTCCGCGTACTCCGCCGCCAGCTGCTTGACCTCGTCCTCCAGCTCCAGGATCTCCTGGATCTGGCCGGGCAGCTTGCGCAGGCCCTCGATGATCCGCTTGCCGTCGGCGACGGACAGGTCGCGGATGCGGCCCAGGTGCAGCGCGAGCAGGCCGAAGGCGACCACGGTGTTGGTGAAGCACTTGGTGGAGACCACGCAGACCTCGGGCCCGGCGTGCACGTACACACCGCCGTGGGTCTCCCGGGCGATCGCCGAGCCGACCACGTTCACCACGCCCAGGACGCGCGCGCCCTTGCGCTTGAGCTCCTGCACGGCCGCCAGCACGTCGTAGGTCTCACCGGACTGGGAGACCGCGATGTAGAGGGTGTCGGGGTCCACGACCGGGTTGCGGTAGCGGAACTCGGAGGCCGGCTCGGCGTCCGAGGGGATACGGGCCAGCTCCTCGATCATCTGCGCGCCGATCTGGCCCGCGTGGTACGAGGTGCCGCAGCCCAGGATCTTCACCCGGCGGATGGCGCGCGCCTCGCGCGGGTCCAGGTTCAGGCCGCCCAGGTGCACGGTGGAGAAGCGGTCGTCGATCCGGCCGCGCAGCACGCGGTCGACGGCGTCGGCCTGCTCGCAGATCTCCTTGTGCATGTACGTGTCGTGGCCGCCCATGTCGTACGACTCGGCCTCCCACTCCACCGTGGTCGGCTGCGCGGAGGTGTGCGAGCCCTCGGTGGTGTAGGTGCGGTAGTCGTCGGCCTTGATGGTGGCCATCTCGCCGTCGTCGAGGGTGACGACCTGGCGGGTGTGCGAGACCAGCGCGGCGACGTCGGAGGAGACGAACATCTCCTTCTCGCCGATGCCGAGGACGACCGGCGAGCCGTTGCGGGCGACGACGATGCGCTCGGGGAAGTCGGCGTGCAGCACGGCGATGCCGTACGTGCCCTCGATGACCCGCAGGGCCTCGCGGACCTGCTCCTCCAGGGTCGGCGCCTGGGAGCGGCCGATCAGGTGGGCCAGCACCTCGGTGTCGGTCTCCGAGGCGAACTCCACGCCGTCCGCGGTGAGCTTGGCGCGCAGCTCGTCGGCGTTGTCGATGATGCCGTTGTGGACGACGGCGACCTTGCCCTCGGTGTCCACGTGCGGGTGCGCGTTCTCGTCGGTCGGCGCGCCGTGGGTGGCCCAGCGGGTGTGGGCGATGCCGGCGGTGCCCGCGAAGCGCTTGGGCAGGCGGGACTCCAGCTCGCGGACGCGGCCCTTGGCCTTGGCGGTCTTCAGGCCGCCGGCGGCCTTGCCGGTGCCCTTGGCGTGGATGGCGATACCGGCGGAGTCGTACCCGCGGTACTCCAGGCGCTGCAGTCCTTCCAGGAGCAGCGGAGCCACGTCCCGCTTACCGATGTAGCCGACGATCCCGCACATGAAGTGACCCCTTCGGTCAGGCAGTTGGACAGGTGGCACGCGATGCGGCACGTGCCGGGTGCTCGGCCGGGTCAGCCGTAGACGAGGCGGCGCAGCTGGCGCGCCGAGAGGGTGGGCGGGCACACCGCGCGGTGCGGCAGCTCCTGCCCGATCCGTTCGAAGATCGCGTCGTTGCGCAGCCCCTGCGACTGCAGCTCCCGATGGCGTCTGCGGACGTAGTCCTCGGTCGTCTCGTCGAAGTACGCGAGGACGTCGAGCACCACCCGGGCGGCCTCGCCGCGCTGTAGCGGCGTGCTGCGCACCAGGTGGTCGATGAGGTCCTCATGAGGCGAACGGCGATCGAGCACCCGATGAATACTGATGGGTCGCTCCGATGAAAGCAAGAAATCTGCCCGATATCGGGCAAGCGACACGCCGGATGACGCCAGACGTGGTCCGCACCTTGACCACCACGG encodes:
- the glmS gene encoding glutamine--fructose-6-phosphate transaminase (isomerizing), which translates into the protein MCGIVGYIGKRDVAPLLLEGLQRLEYRGYDSAGIAIHAKGTGKAAGGLKTAKAKGRVRELESRLPKRFAGTAGIAHTRWATHGAPTDENAHPHVDTEGKVAVVHNGIIDNADELRAKLTADGVEFASETDTEVLAHLIGRSQAPTLEEQVREALRVIEGTYGIAVLHADFPERIVVARNGSPVVLGIGEKEMFVSSDVAALVSHTRQVVTLDDGEMATIKADDYRTYTTEGSHTSAQPTTVEWEAESYDMGGHDTYMHKEICEQADAVDRVLRGRIDDRFSTVHLGGLNLDPREARAIRRVKILGCGTSYHAGQIGAQMIEELARIPSDAEPASEFRYRNPVVDPDTLYIAVSQSGETYDVLAAVQELKRKGARVLGVVNVVGSAIARETHGGVYVHAGPEVCVVSTKCFTNTVVAFGLLALHLGRIRDLSVADGKRIIEGLRKLPGQIQEILELEDEVKQLAAEYADARSMMFIGRVRGYPVAREASLKLKEISYIHAEAYPASELKHGPLALIEPAMPTVAIVPDDDLLEKNRAAMEEIKARSGRILAVAHQKQDKADHTIVVPKNENELDPILMGIPLQLLAYHVALAMGRDIDKPRNLAKSVTVE
- a CDS encoding universal stress protein, which encodes MAGHEIPEPADRKQVADPMADLRAAEETRHSCDPAFRHGVVVGFDGSMSSERALAYAIGMARRSASGLIIVHVANRLPTTVWAGCEPPVFVDVPDHRTEVLGLELACADHLAEIPWILVERGGDICHELEEVGQEYEADAIVVGSTHGIVGRIFGSVAGRLARRAQRPVVVIP
- a CDS encoding GlxA family transcriptional regulator, whose amino-acid sequence is MSQDSAAVPDAARKLAARRRREIVAVLLFSGGPIFESSIPLSVFGIDRQDAGVPRYRLLVCAGEDAPLRTTGGLELSAPYGLEAIARAGTVVVPAWRSITQAPPPAALDALRRAHEEGARIVGLCTGAFVLAAAGLLDGRPATTHWMYAPTLAKRYPSVHVDPRELFVDDGDVLTSAGTAAGIDLCLHIVRTDHGADAANALARRLVVPPRRTASDLGHQRYLDRSLPEEIGADPLAEVVAWALEHLHEQFDVETLAARAYMSRRTFDRRFRSLTGSAPLQWLITQRVLQAQRLLETSDYSVDEVAGRCGFRSPVALRGHFRRQLGASPAAYRAAYRARRPQNGVPEQVGRADRPERGERPGAGADRFAAAAAGHLQGGHGQLHHSQASHTQGGLGPGGHTQGHPQGGHGPGGHPQGGHTGGLGGPGGHGSGGQPGHSTAGHTQPVHSQATALAPTEQGKPESDAYSPRLPDQPAGRPGGRPVLPSQRERPVG